TCCTGCCCGGCGGCCCGCCTCGTGTCCGGCTCCGTGCATCAAGGGCTCGATATGAAGGCCTTGCCGGACATAGAGAGCCCCAACGCCCTTGGGTGCATAAAGCTTGTGGCCGGCGACCGAGAGCAGGTCCACGCCCAGGTCCGCAACCTGTGTGGGAATCTTGCCGGCGGACTGCGCAGCATCGGTGTGCAGCAGCACCCCGTGCTCTCTGGTAATGCGGGCGATTTCCACAATCGGCTGGATGGTGCCCACCTCGTTATTGGCGTGCATCACACTGACGAGGATCGTGCCCGGCCTGATACTCTGCCGGACGTGTTCGGGAGAGACCCTGCCGGCGCCGTCCACCGGCAGGTAAGTCACCTCAGCGCCCAAGCGCTCGAGGAAGCGGCAGGGTTGAAGCAATGCGGGATGCTCGACCTGCGTGGTGATGATGTGATTGCCCTTGCGACTCGGCGAAAAGAACACGCCCTTGATGGCGTGGTTGTTGGCTTCTGTGCCGCCGCTGGTGAAAACGACTTCTTCTGCGGCGCAACCGAGCAGTCCGGCCACTTGCCTTCGGGCATTTTCAACCGCCTGCTTCGCCGGCGCCCCAGCCCAGTGGGCGCTGGAGGGGTTGCCATAATGCCCCATCAAAAACGGGCGCATGGCGTCGGCCACTTCGGGTGCAATCGGCGTGCTCGCGTTATAGTCTAAGTAAATTTGGCTCATAGCATCTTCGCAATTTCCGCGGGCTTGACAACGTGCTGTGATTATTCAATTATTCTCTTGAATGTTATCCAGAACAAACGAGAGTGCAAGGGCTGGCTCAAAGCGACGCCTGTACGTCCACTTCGCCGAGGTCGCCAAGGCGCTGGGGAGCGGTCACCGACTGGAGTTGCTCGAACTGCTGGCGCAAGGGGAGCGTTCCGTGGAGGAACTGGCTGACCTGGCTGGTCTGACGATCGCTAATGCCTCTCAGCATTTGCTGCACCTCCGGCGGGCGGGCTTGGTGACAAGCCGAAAAGAGGGGAAATACGTTTTCTACCTGTTACCGGACGATGCAGTGCTAAGCCTGATCACTGCCCTGCGGGTAGTGGCGGAACGGAACTACGCCGAGGCGGCCCGGGTCGTGGACCTGTATTTTCGTCAGCGCGATGCCTTGGAACCGGTTTCCCGCGAAGAGTTGCAGCGGCGAAAGCGTGACGGTTCGGTCACGATGCTGGATGTCCGGCCCGCCGAGGAGTTCGCAGCGGGGCACATTGAGGGTGCGATCAACATCCCCATCAAAGAGTTGGAGCGACGGCTGGCTGAGGTTGGGCGGGGGCGCGAGATTGTAGCCTATTGCAGGGGGCCCTATTGCGTCATGGCTTTCGAGGCGGTGGAACGGCTTCGGAAGAGGGGCTTTCAGGTTCGACGCTTGGTTGATGGCTACCCAGAGTGGCGGCTAGCGGGCCTGCCAGTGTCGTCGGAGCTGCCAGGCGGGAAATCGGTGCTGGGCCGATCCGGAATGGGGGCCAGGAGGAAGTTGGGCGGTTCGAGCTCCGGCAGAAGAATTCGTTAGGGAAACCGAAATGAGCAGCACCGAGGTTGAATTTTGGGACAAGCGCTATCGCACTGGGCGTACGCCGTGGGATTTTCGCGGTGTGCCGCTGGCGTTAATGGAGTGGCTGCAAAAAAACGAGGCTCCGGGGCGGGTCTTGATCCCCGGCTGCGGTTCAGGTTACGAGGTCCGGGCTTTTGCGGAGCGCGGCTGGGATGTGCTCGCGGTTGATTTCTCGCCTTCGGCAGTCCAACGGGCCCAAAGCGAATTGGGCACTTTGGGCAAACGGGTGATGCTTGGGGATTTTTTCAACGCCGACTTCGCCGATCGCAAGTTCGATCTGGTTTACGAACGGACCTTTCTGTGTTCATTGCCACCCGGCAGGTGGCATGATTATGCGGGGCATGTTGCAAGCACGCTGATAGACGGTGGAAAACTGCTCGGCTTCTTCTACTATGGAGTGGAGGACGAGCCGCCACCATTTCCATTGTCTCGTGAAGTGGCACAGTCACTTTTTGGGGGAAAGTTCGTTTGCCTTGAAGATGATGCGGCGTTGGATTCGTTGACTCTGTTTGCCGGACATGAGCGCTGGCAGGTTTGGGAAAAAAGGTCCAACAAGAGCGGGCCAGCAGCTGGATGAAAACACCCCCTTTACTCAGGAACAAGTTTTACCGGCGGCGGGCCGTATTCACGCCGGAGAATCTGCTGCGGGAGGCGCGGCGGCAGAGAGGAATTGCCAAGGGCAAGGTGCCAGGGATCTGCGTAATGGACCCCGACGGTGACCTGGTGAGGTATTTGCGAAGGACGGGAGCCGCGAAGCTGAGCGCGGCTTGGGCGTGTTACCACACGGAGCTTTATGAGTTCGAGGCCGGCGGCGCCCGGCTGGGGGTGCTGGGTTGCGCGGTTGGTTCGTCGTTTGCGGTGCTGGTGGCGGAGGAAATGTTTGCGTCGGGGTGCGAGCTGGTGGTGAGCGTGACGTCGTCAGGGCAGATTCTGCCGGTGCGACAAACGCCCTATTTCTTGCTGGTGACGCGGGCGCTACGGGATGAGGGCACGAGCTATCACTATTTGCCGGCGTCGGATTACGCCGAGATTCGTCCGGATGTGCTGCGGTTCGCGCGGCGGGCTTTGAAGGGCACCGAGGTCGCGATTGAGGAGGGGTCGGTGTGGACAACGGATGCGCCGTTTCGGGAAACGAAGGAAGCCATCGCACTGGCCAGGAAGGAACGACTGCTTGCGGTGGAGATGGAGAGCGCGGCGCTCTACGCGTTTTCTACCGCGCGGCGGAGACCAGTGCTGTGCCTGGCGCATGTGACGAACTGCATGGCGCAGACGGAGGGTGATTTTGAGAAGGGCGAGGCGGACGGGAGCGTGGCGGTGATGAAGTTGCTGGGGCGGATTGCCAAGGCACGGCGGAAACGACCTTGAAAGATGGCGGTTGTCAGTGTGCCATGTGTGCAACCGGACACAGGGATGGTTTGGTGCATGGGTCCGATTCCTCAGTCTCCGTGGATCATCAAGGCGACCGCTATTGCGACCACATTGCGGCGAATAGCATTAACGGGGTAAAATGCAAGCATCCGCAACGATTCTTTTTCCGGTGAAGTCATCTGACTGCCCCAAATCGCTTGCAGCCTTTCCAAGCCGATGTCCTGAATTTTTCGCGCCCGTTCCTTGTGCGCGATGTTTTCCCGAATCGCCGCCAGATTGCCCTCGGCCTTTTCCGGTTGGCGCTCCAACAGTTCACGGGTTTTCTGGTCAATCTGGTTGTGCCGTTTGGAAAACTTTTTGACCAGCTCCGGCGAGACGCCCTTGATTTCAAAATCGCCACGCGGTTTGTTTTCGATCTGGTAGCTGAATTTGACCAGCGAGCGTGCCAGTTCGTGGTAATAGACATTTTCCACGAACTTTTGCGCCGCCAGCATTTCGTAATTTTGCAGCGCCTTCCATTTTTTCTCGACCGGATCAAAAGTGGCGTTGAACAGAATGCAATGACTGTGTAGGTGCGGGTCCAGTGACCGTGAAGTCTCGTGCTGGAATACCGCCGCCACGATGTTGCCGGTGAGACGGTCGGTGCATTCCAAATTCTTGAAGCGCTCCTGCGCCAATCAGTTCCACCAGACGTGCGGCTGACCCTCGGCCATCGCGGAGCGATGGACCTACTGCCTTACCAGCTTGATCCTGCCCGCCTCGCGCTCCAACAACCGAGACAGCGCATCCTCATCGCTGATGCAGTCGGTCTCGGCAAGACCATCGAGTGCGGCATACTGGTCGCCGAAATTACCAAATACTTATAACCGAGGCCCCCCCCGGCGGTGGCGCCGCGTTGCGGATTGCCTCAACCCCGGAGCCCATAATGAGTTGATTCACCCGGGGGGGGTACATAATTAATTGCTGCGCGGATCCTGGATTTCGCGATGTCGTATCGCAACCTCCTCTTCCCCGCACGGCTCAGGTCCTGATGAAATGGCAAGGTCGCAAAAAGACCCATGACGCAGGCGCTGCCGGCAAAGAAGCGTCCGAACCGCAGCCCACGAATCACCCCGCTGCGGCTGCCAAGAATAATTTTCCCATCGTTGGCGTGGGCGCTTCTGCCGGCGGCCTGGAGGCTTTCACCAGCCTGCTCCAGCACTTGCCCGCAGACACCGGCATGGCCTTTGTCCTTGTCCAGCATCTGGACCCCGACCACCCCAGTGCCCTGACTGAGCTGCTGACCCGCATTACCTCCCTCCCGGTCTGCGAGGTCACCGATAGGCTCCGAGTCCAGCCCAACCACGTCTATGTCATCCCGCCCAATGCCGCCATGATAATGGAGCAGGGTACCCTCAGGCTCCAACGCCGCCAGGTGAAGCGGGGCGCCCTTAGGGCGATCGACCACTTTTTCGAATCCCTCGCTTTGGACCAGCGCGAATGCGCCGTTGGCATCGTTCTCTCCGGCACCGCCTCCGACGGCACCTTCGGCCTGGAGGCCATCAAGGCTGAAGGGGGCATTACCTTCGCCCAGGACGCTTCCGCCAAATACGACTCGATGCCCCGCAGCGCCGTTGCCGCGGGCTGCGTGGACCTCGTCCTCTCCCCCGAATTGATGGCGCAGGAACTGGCCCGGATTGCCCGCCATCCTTCCCTCCAGAAAGGCCTGTCGGCCGCCGGCCCTTCAGCCGCCACGGCAGCACGGGAGGACTCAGTTGAGGCTCTCCCCGCCTCGGCCGAGGAGCAGAACGACCTCAAAAAAGTCCTCCTCCACCTGCGTAGTCATTCCGGCGTCGATTTCTCCCTTTACAAACCCAGCACCATCCATCGCCGCATCGCCCGGCGCATGGTCCTAAACAAAGCCGAAACCCTCGACGCCTACGCACATGCCCTCCGGCGTGACGCCGCCGAACTCGATGCCCTTTACCGCGACATCCTCATCAGTGTCACCAGTTTTTTCCGCAATCCGGAGGCGTTTGAAGTTCTCCAGCGCAAGGTCTTTCCCAAGCTCCTCGAGCAGAGCCCGGATGAATCCGTCCGCTTCTGGGTCCTGGGCTGCTCGACCGGGCAGGAACCCTATTCCCTGGCCATGGCCTACACCGAGTTCGCCGAACGCATGCTCGGTGCTCCCAAACTGCAAATCTTCGCCAGCGACCTCAACGAGCAGTTGCTCGAAAAAGCTCGCCAGGGCCTCTACCCCGAGAGCCTGGTTCACGATGTTTCCCCGGAGCGCCGCCGCCGCTTCTTTACCGAGGAGCCCGGCGGTGGCTTTCGCATCAACAAGGCCCTGCGCGACGCCGTCATCTTCGCCCGGCACAATGTTCTGACCGATCCGCCCTTCAGCCGCCTCGATCTCATCAGTTGCCGCAATCTGCTGATTTACCTCAATAAAGATTTGCATGGCCGCATCTTGTCCGCCTTCCACTACGGCCTCAAACCCGGCGGCTGCCTGTTTCTGGGCGTGTCCGAATCCGCCAGCGAATCCCGCGACCTCTTTGAGCCCGTGGACAAAAAGCTCCGCATCTTTGTGCGCAAACCCGGGCCGAGCCCCACCTGGCAAGTCCCGGTCGCCCGCCGTTCGACTCCGCGCCAACAAGAAGCTGGCGCCGTTCCTGGGGTCGCGCTGCCCGCCGGGATCACAGCGGAATTGAACGCCCAGCGTGAAGCCGACCGCCTCCTGGTCAGCCAATTCGCTCCGGCGAGCGTGCTCATTAACGCGGAGTCGCAGATCCTTCAGTTCCGCGGGGCGACCGGCCCTTTTCTCGAACCGGCCATCGGCAAAGCCACGCATGACCTGCTGAAGATGGCCTGCGAAGGTCTCAAAGCTCCATTGCGCGCGTTGCTCGAGCAGGCCAAGGCGCAGGACAACCCGTTCCGCAAGCAAGGCATTCGACTTCGTCACGATGGCCAGCTGCGGACGGTGAATCTCGAAGTCATTCCCCTTAAGAATCTGAAAGAGCGTTGTTACCTCGTGCTCTTCCACGAGGCCGTAGCCAGCGGCTCCACCCAGGCGCGAGCGCGACGCGAACCCGCGCCTCCCGTCCTGGCCGCCCCCGGTGAAATCGGTGAACCGGCCCTGCGCCGGCGCATCGCCCAACTCGAACGCGAGCTGGCCGAGACCCGCGATTACCTTCAGTCCATCCAGGAGCAATATGAAGCCGCCAACGAGCAGCTCCAGTTCGTTAACGAGGAGGCTACCTCCGGCAACGAAGAGCTCCAGAGCATCAACGAAGAACTCGAAACCTCCAAAGAAGAACTCGAGTCCAGCAACGAAGAGCTCACTACCGTCAACGAGGAACTTGGCGGCCGAAATGCCGAGCTCAACCGCCTGATCGCCGAGCTGCACAATTTTCATATCAGCATCAACACCCCGATTCTCGTGCTGGGCCGCGACCTGACCGTCCGCCGCTTCACCCCGCCGGTGACAAAGATTTTTAACCTGCTGGCCGGGGACGTTGGCCGGGCCCTGAGCGGCGTTCGTTACAACCTCGATCTGCCCGAGCTGGAAGAGTTGCTGGCCGAGGTCGTCGCCACCGGCCGCCCGCTGCAGCGGGAGGTGCGCGACAAAGCCGGCCATTCCTACGACCTGCGCGCGCGCCCCTTTCTCACCCTCGACAACCGCATCGACGGGGTGGTGCTCATGCTCCTGGATATTGAGGCGCTCAAAAAGGCCGAACACGAGGTCCGCGAGAGCCGCGACTATGCCCAGGCCGTGGTTGAATCCGTTTCCCCGCTCCTCATCCTCAAGCCCGGCCTGCAGGTCCTCACTGCCAATGCCTCTTTTTACCGCGCCTTCCAGGTCACCCCCGAACAGACCCTCGGTCGTCTGGTGTACGAACTGGGCAATGGCCAATGGAACATCCCGAAACTGCGCAGCCTTTTGGAGGAAATCCTCCCGTGCGACCGCGTGTTCCGGGACTACGAGGTCACGCGCGAGTTCGATAGCATCGGGCGCCGCACCATGTTGCTCAGCGGCCGCCGCGTCCAGCAGCTCGACCTGATTCTCCTGGCCATCGAAGACATCACCGCGCGGAAAGAAGCCGAGGAAATCGCGCGCAGGTCCAAAGAGGCGATGACCCGCTATGCCTCTGACCTCGAAGGCTTTTCCTATTCCCTCGCCCACGACATGCGCGCCCCGCTCCGCGCCATGCGCAGTTTCGCCTCGCTGATCGAGCAAGCGGAGGGCGAACGCCTCAGCCCCGAAAGCCGCGACTTTCTCGAGCGAATCGGCACCTCCGCCGTTCGCCTGGATGAACTGATCCGGGATGCCCTCAGCTACGCCAAAGCCGTCCGAGAAGAGTTGCCCTTGCAGCCCGTGGACGTCTGTCAGCTACTGCGCGGCATGGTCCAGGCCTATCCCAATCTCCAACCCTCCGAAGCCGACGTCATCATCGACTGCGACGGAGCCGCCCGTGTCCTCGGCAACCACGCCGGCCTCGTCCAGTGCTTCTCCAACCTCCTGGGCAACGCCGTCAAATTCGTCCCTCGCGGGGCCAAGCCCTGGGTGCGCGTCTGGACTGAAGACTACGGCGACCAACTCCGGGTCTGGGTGGAAGACCGCGGCATCGGCATCCCCGAGGACTCCCACGAAAAGATCTTCGGCATGTTCCAGCGCCTTCACCGCACCGAAGAATTCCCGGGCACAGGCGTTGGCCTGGCCCTGGTTCGCAAGGTGATCCAGCGCATGGGCGGCCAGGTTGGCCTGGAATCTACGCCCGGCCAGGGCAGCAAATTTTGGGTTGAACTTCCTAAAGCAACCCCAGCCTAGTATGAGGGACACTTGCATTCTCCATGTGGAGGACGAGGAGTGCGACATCCTCCTCCTCAGGATCGCGTTCGAGCAGGCCGGCATTACCATGCCTGTCCAGGTCGCCACTGACGGTCAAATGGCCATCGACTATCTCAGCGGCGCCGGCCCGTTTGCCGACCGCGCCCAATTCCCCTTACCCTGCCTGGTCCTGCTCGACCTGAAACTCCCGCGTAAATCCGGCTTCGAAGTCCTGGAATGGATGCGCGCCCAGCCCTTGCTGCGGCGCATTGTGGTGGTCGTCTGCACCTCGGCTGAGCACGAGCACGATATCGCCCGGGCGTACGAACTCGGCGCCAACTCCTACATCGTCAAACCCATGGATATAGCTGAGCGCAACGAAACCGCTCGGCGCCTCAAGGGCTGGTGGCTCGAGTGGAATCGCTTCCCTCCACTCCCGAAGGATCAACCCCTTCAACCCCGGTCTAACTAAGGAAGTCCTTCTCCGCATCCCTCCGCTCCCGGATCGGTTGAGATATTGAAGAAATTGCTTTTTGGCACGCGAATTGTTTTGTACGCTGCGCGGGTGATTTCAAAGGAGCGCCAGTCCCCGTTCTCGAAACATTCGTCAAGCAATTCCAGGCTAGCGCACCTGGATTGTGCATAGATGGGAAAAACCAGGGAATAGAAGGGATTCCCGGCGGCCCCGCCTACTGCCCTGGTCCATAGATGCATTAGTTATGGTGATGGTGCATCATAGGGCCTCCCATCGGCTTCGAGGCTAAGCGGAAGCTTTTGAGATTCCACAGCACAGCTTGCGGTTGGCCTTCGGTTATCTTGTAGAAGTGATCCATCGC
The Verrucomicrobiia bacterium DNA segment above includes these coding regions:
- a CDS encoding cysteine desulfurase family protein, translating into MSQIYLDYNASTPIAPEVADAMRPFLMGHYGNPSSAHWAGAPAKQAVENARRQVAGLLGCAAEEVVFTSGGTEANNHAIKGVFFSPSRKGNHIITTQVEHPALLQPCRFLERLGAEVTYLPVDGAGRVSPEHVRQSIRPGTILVSVMHANNEVGTIQPIVEIARITREHGVLLHTDAAQSAGKIPTQVADLGVDLLSVAGHKLYAPKGVGALYVRQGLHIEPLMHGAGHEAGRRAGTENVLLDVALGAACELAKANLEARRTHLTELRDYFHTGMTRLFGDALRLNGHVSKRLPNTLNVTFPGHIGSEVLAALEGVAASTGSACHSGRHELSPVLKAMGVSEPAGLGAVRFSLGFGTTIDELDRVLAMLESQILRRPKSRQTHRHS
- a CDS encoding metalloregulator ArsR/SmtB family transcription factor, with translation MLSRTNESARAGSKRRLYVHFAEVAKALGSGHRLELLELLAQGERSVEELADLAGLTIANASQHLLHLRRAGLVTSRKEGKYVFYLLPDDAVLSLITALRVVAERNYAEAARVVDLYFRQRDALEPVSREELQRRKRDGSVTMLDVRPAEEFAAGHIEGAINIPIKELERRLAEVGRGREIVAYCRGPYCVMAFEAVERLRKRGFQVRRLVDGYPEWRLAGLPVSSELPGGKSVLGRSGMGARRKLGGSSSGRRIR
- a CDS encoding methyltransferase domain-containing protein — encoded protein: MSSTEVEFWDKRYRTGRTPWDFRGVPLALMEWLQKNEAPGRVLIPGCGSGYEVRAFAERGWDVLAVDFSPSAVQRAQSELGTLGKRVMLGDFFNADFADRKFDLVYERTFLCSLPPGRWHDYAGHVASTLIDGGKLLGFFYYGVEDEPPPFPLSREVAQSLFGGKFVCLEDDAALDSLTLFAGHERWQVWEKRSNKSGPAAG
- a CDS encoding nucleoside phosphorylase, which gives rise to MKTPPLLRNKFYRRRAVFTPENLLREARRQRGIAKGKVPGICVMDPDGDLVRYLRRTGAAKLSAAWACYHTELYEFEAGGARLGVLGCAVGSSFAVLVAEEMFASGCELVVSVTSSGQILPVRQTPYFLLVTRALRDEGTSYHYLPASDYAEIRPDVLRFARRALKGTEVAIEEGSVWTTDAPFRETKEAIALARKERLLAVEMESAALYAFSTARRRPVLCLAHVTNCMAQTEGDFEKGEADGSVAVMKLLGRIAKARRKRP
- the mobF gene encoding MobF family relaxase; this encodes MAQERFKNLECTDRLTGNIVAAVFQHETSRSLDPHLHSHCILFNATFDPVEKKWKALQNYEMLAAQKFVENVYYHELARSLVKFSYQIENKPRGDFEIKGVSPELVKKFSKRHNQIDQKTRELLERQPEKAEGNLAAIRENIAHKERARKIQDIGLERLQAIWGSQMTSPEKESLRMLAFYPVNAIRRNVVAIAVALMIHGD
- a CDS encoding chemotaxis protein CheB; translation: MKWQGRKKTHDAGAAGKEASEPQPTNHPAAAAKNNFPIVGVGASAGGLEAFTSLLQHLPADTGMAFVLVQHLDPDHPSALTELLTRITSLPVCEVTDRLRVQPNHVYVIPPNAAMIMEQGTLRLQRRQVKRGALRAIDHFFESLALDQRECAVGIVLSGTASDGTFGLEAIKAEGGITFAQDASAKYDSMPRSAVAAGCVDLVLSPELMAQELARIARHPSLQKGLSAAGPSAATAAREDSVEALPASAEEQNDLKKVLLHLRSHSGVDFSLYKPSTIHRRIARRMVLNKAETLDAYAHALRRDAAELDALYRDILISVTSFFRNPEAFEVLQRKVFPKLLEQSPDESVRFWVLGCSTGQEPYSLAMAYTEFAERMLGAPKLQIFASDLNEQLLEKARQGLYPESLVHDVSPERRRRFFTEEPGGGFRINKALRDAVIFARHNVLTDPPFSRLDLISCRNLLIYLNKDLHGRILSAFHYGLKPGGCLFLGVSESASESRDLFEPVDKKLRIFVRKPGPSPTWQVPVARRSTPRQQEAGAVPGVALPAGITAELNAQREADRLLVSQFAPASVLINAESQILQFRGATGPFLEPAIGKATHDLLKMACEGLKAPLRALLEQAKAQDNPFRKQGIRLRHDGQLRTVNLEVIPLKNLKERCYLVLFHEAVASGSTQARARREPAPPVLAAPGEIGEPALRRRIAQLERELAETRDYLQSIQEQYEAANEQLQFVNEEATSGNEELQSINEELETSKEELESSNEELTTVNEELGGRNAELNRLIAELHNFHISINTPILVLGRDLTVRRFTPPVTKIFNLLAGDVGRALSGVRYNLDLPELEELLAEVVATGRPLQREVRDKAGHSYDLRARPFLTLDNRIDGVVLMLLDIEALKKAEHEVRESRDYAQAVVESVSPLLILKPGLQVLTANASFYRAFQVTPEQTLGRLVYELGNGQWNIPKLRSLLEEILPCDRVFRDYEVTREFDSIGRRTMLLSGRRVQQLDLILLAIEDITARKEAEEIARRSKEAMTRYASDLEGFSYSLAHDMRAPLRAMRSFASLIEQAEGERLSPESRDFLERIGTSAVRLDELIRDALSYAKAVREELPLQPVDVCQLLRGMVQAYPNLQPSEADVIIDCDGAARVLGNHAGLVQCFSNLLGNAVKFVPRGAKPWVRVWTEDYGDQLRVWVEDRGIGIPEDSHEKIFGMFQRLHRTEEFPGTGVGLALVRKVIQRMGGQVGLESTPGQGSKFWVELPKATPA
- a CDS encoding response regulator, coding for MRDTCILHVEDEECDILLLRIAFEQAGITMPVQVATDGQMAIDYLSGAGPFADRAQFPLPCLVLLDLKLPRKSGFEVLEWMRAQPLLRRIVVVVCTSAEHEHDIARAYELGANSYIVKPMDIAERNETARRLKGWWLEWNRFPPLPKDQPLQPRSN